The stretch of DNA TGCTTGATTTCAAGTTGGGACACTGGGTTTTGAATGTCCTTCAGACTGGAAACATACCCCTGACTCTCCTGATTCTCAGGCATTCAGAGTTGGACTGGAACTACATGGCTGGatgccctgggtctccagcttgcttACTGCAGATCTTGTCAGCCTCCATATCATGTGAGAAAATTCCTGACAATCAATCTATTAATCAGTCAACCAATCCTATTGGTTCTGCTTCTCCAGAGAACGCTAATACATCTTGTTGATCTGTATGTTGTTAATTAGTACACAGGTCCCCAGCCACTTGGACACAAGTTGGTTGAGGAAAAGTTTTCCTCCCAAGAGTTTTGATAATGAGGATGGGGTATTCAGGACTCCCCACTCACTCTGGAGggtgcagtgattttgaaatctGCAACGATGCCAGAGAAATTCAACTTTCTTATCAGTCTGACTCTTGGGTCTCTGCCACATGTTCAATTAAATGAGGGTGATAAGaactttccctttttaaaaatggagatacTCATAGTTTAGATATACAGGAAAAATTCTGGGCTAGAACCAGTTCTCTAGGTATTGTGATTCTCAGttttctacaagcaataaatgctggagagggtgtggagaaaagggaaccctcttacactgttggtgggaatgcaaactagaacagccactatggagaactgtggagatttttttaaaaactggaaatagaactgccatatgacccagcaataccacttctgggcatacacactgaggaaaccagatctgaaagagacatgtgcatcccaatgttcatcgcagcactgtttataatagccaggacagggaagcaagctagatgcccatcagcagacgaatggataaggaagctgtggtacatatacaccatggaatattactcagctgttaaaaaggattcatttgaatcagttctaatgagatggatgaaactggagcccattatacagcgtgaagtaagccagaaagataaaagcattacagcatactaacacatatatatggaatttagaaagatggtaatgataaccctatatgcaaaacagaaaaagagacacagatgtacagaacagacttttggactctgtgggagaaggtgagggtgggatgtttcgagagaacagcacgtatattatctataatgaaacagatcaccagcccaggtgggatgcatgagacaagtgctcgggcctggtgcactgggaagacccagaggaatcgggtggagagggaggtgggaggggggatcgggatggggaatacatgtaactccatggctgattcatgtcaatgtatgacaaaacccactgcaatgttgtgaggtaattagcctccaactaacaaaaataaatggaaaaaaaaaaaaagaaaaaaataaataaattagtcctTCCCAGAGATAACAGCTtttcctagtgactcagatggtaaagaatctgcctgcaatgtaggagacacccaggtttgaccccttgctcaggaagattctctggagaagggaatggtgacccactccagtattcttgcctggaaaatccatcagaaaaaggagcctgggggacaaAGATTTAAACACGACTGTGTACCTAACATCTTCGCTTTTCCAGAGATAGTCATTGTGTCCATTTGTCCTCGTCTTTTGTGTTATTGTTTTGTATTGTGCTATCTATAAGTGTTTTTCATAAGAATGAGAATCATAGGGTAGACAGAATATACAGGCATAGGTTCTATATAGCTGTTGTTTGAACTGGCCTCAGAGACCAGTGAATTTGAGATTCTCACTGGACTGATGTTCACTTGAACAAACTTTGTTGTGAGTTTCCTCTAAAACTGAATGAGGTGCTTCActgatcttgatttttttaaaattaaaaaaaaaattaattgtattttgagctttttttgtatttttaattttaattgataattgctttacaatattgcattggtttctgttatatatcaacatgagtcagctgtaagtatacatatatcccctccctcttgaacttctccCACATCCCatcctatcccacccctctaagttgtcacagaacACCTGTTTCAGCTCCTGTgtcacagagcaaattcccactattttacatatgctaatgtttatgtttccatgctactctctccattcatcccaccctctcctttctccactgactataagtctgttctctatgtctgtccagactcatcacttcatggcaaatagatgagggaaacaatggaaacagtgagagattttattttgcggggctccaaaatcactgcggatggtgactgcagccatgaaattaaaagacgcttgctccttagacaAAAAGtcataaccaacctagatagcatatttaaaagcagagacattactttgccaacaaaggtccatatagtcaaagctatggttttttccagaggtcgtgtacggatgtgagagttggactataaagaaagctgagcaccaaagaattgatgcttttgaactgtggtgttggagaagactcttgagagtcccttggactgcaaggagatcaaaccagtccatcctaaaggaaatcagtcctgaatattcattggaaggactgatgctgaagttgaaactccaatactttggccacctgatgtgaagaactgactcattggaaaagaccctgatgctggggaagatagaaggcaggaggagaaggggacgacagaggatgagatggttggatggcaccactgactcaatggagatgagttcgagcaagctccgggagttggtgacgcataggaaggcctggtgtgctgcagtccatggggtcgcaaagagtcggacacgactgagcgactgaactgaactgaactgaactatctatGTCggtgtctccattgctgtcctgcaaataggttcatcagtaccatctttctagcttccgtatatatgcattaatatgtgatttctatttttctttctgagaatGCTTTTGAACtcctcctaacaccatacacaaagataaactcaaaatgggttaaagacctaaaagtaaggccagaaactataaaactccccaaatttaggcagaacactctatggcataaatcacagcaagatcctctatgacccacctcctagagaatagaaataaaaacaaaaataagtaaatgggacctaattcaacttaaagcttttgcaaagcaaaataaACTATAAACATGGTGAAAAGACAACCATCTTGATTTTGGGGTTCTGAGAGCTTGGCTTAGCTGCAGAAGGAGCATCCTCTCTTGTTGTCTGCCTATTGGGGGTGCAGATCATAGGGTCTGTGCCTGGATGAGGCCGGCTGTCAGGTCAAGGTTCTGAGAGATGAAGAACCATTATTGGCTCTCAGGGGACTGTCTAATCTACAACCCTTACTATCTCACTATCTTTGTAGTGTTGAGAATTCCTTTCTCAGTACTGTCTACCAGGAATCATGGGTTAGATGGCAGATAGATAGACGGATTTGTGGGAGACTGGAGTACCATCCTTACTGCCTGTGGCAACTTGTTCTCCTTCTTTTCAGCTATTTTTGGGAGTTCCTTTGGATTATGGAGGCTGCATTTTCTGTGTCCTCTTCTGCACCTCTGCACACCTCTGATGCACATAGTTAAATTATATTCTAAGCTTGGAAGTTTACCTCCAGGTCTTCCCCCAAAGAAACAATAGTTTGTGTTACATTTGAATAGATATACTCATGCAGATCCTAATTGTGAAAGGCCAGACAATGgatcatataatttataaaagcTTTTATATTTAAGGGGCTTATAGAATGCTCTCATCCTACACAAATACCCTCTTGGTACTCTGGGAGGATCAAATAGCAAGAAGGGCACAAAACGTATTAAACATGGTGAAACTGGCCTAAAATGTTCCCTCGGGTTTcccagctggcaaagaatctgcctgcaggggacactttgatccctgggttggcaagatcatctggataaagaaatggcaacccactccagtattcttgcccagggaaatctcatggacagaggagcctggtggggtacagctcatggggtcacaaaagagtcagacacaactgagcgactgagtgactaaacaacaagaaaatatCTCCTTAACAAAATTCAAGAGCAGAAGTCAGACTtagaacagaaatttgttttactGTAAattctcctctgcctccttcttatACTTACCTTTACCTCTAGCTCCTTATTCCTGACTCCCCAGAAGATCTTTTAGATCCACCTTCTCCAAATCCAACTCCATTTCTTCAACTAATTCTTTTAATATCCCAAACTTCTAAGGCTTCCCCGGAAAAATCTCTTGACTACCTAACTACCTGCTTTAACTTCCCTTTCTTTACAATAATTACAAGAGGCTTTAAAAAAGATGACTTTAAAACATAAGTCAGTCATCATTCATTATGACTGTTGTCAACCAAAAAataggggtctcctgcattgcaggcagattctttaccaactgagccatcagggaagacacCAGTGTAAACAGGTGAATTTGCCTTTTGGTTGGTTGACTTGGTAAAGTTGATATCCAGATAATTCCAGCCTGTGATGAAAGAAATTGCAAGAATGCCTTGCAGTTCAAAGATTTTAACTCATGTAACAATATTTCAAGATAATTTTCTTAACCTGGTACTTGTTAAGATATttcttatgtgtatatatttcctATAATGCCAATTACAATGAAATAATCTGGGGCTTAGGAAATTTGCAAGGTGTAAGAACTGAAGAAAGTGCAGAGGTGAAGTTAATGTGTTTTAGATATATAGCACTTCCTATTTACATAGAAAGAAATTTTCCCTTTGGTATGATTCTAAATTGCAAaagtgttaattttaaaaaaggtcttcatttttAGTTTGAATATTCAGCAATATGAAGTTATATAGATCAAGCTACATTAAGCAGAATTTAGATTTTCACATTTGCCAGATCAAATCAGactaatatttacatttaaaacatgACTGCATTGTATAATCATACCCAGAAGTTAAATTCAGCTACTatttttgctaaaaatattttattattttaagtcatAATAAATATCTATAAGGTGCAATGCAATACACAAAAGAAATATCAAAGAATGATTAAAATTGGGTGGTTAGCTCCTAATGAAGCTGTGGGATCCTTTCAATTggattcaataaataaatattttcagcatTCTAGTTTATGATGAGCTACAAAGTTAACAAGATTGTCCAAATAAATCATTAATTTTACATGTAGTCTGTTTATCCCTGCAAATAAATGGTCCAGAAATAGGAAAGCTAATTTTATGATAAACATTAAATATCATACAATAGTGACATTTTCTATTGAAATTATTGTTCATTATCAAGATCTAAATGTGTCCAATATATGCTCTCCAACCCGGATGGAAAAAGAGGTGGACAATAAATACTGACATAGCCAACTAATTTTCATAAAATACAATTAATAAGCAGGAAGTAAAGAGGCAGgtatttctatttatatataatcatatgAAGGGAAGGAACCAAAAGCTAGCCACATGATAATCGTCTTTCGTTTGGTATCACTGTTGTATATCCTTGTTTTATGAAGTAAATATGTATGAGAGTAAGGCTGAGACAAGATATTTAGACATAAAATAAAGTATTAGTAATAAAGGAAACTAAACGCTGCTTATTCTCTCTTCTTAGGAAAAACATACAACTCAAAGATTTGTATTAGTTTCATTCAGAAAACTGACCATTCCACTCCTAATTTCAGCTGAGGGTTACAGGCAACAATGTAGATCATGGTGTCTTCTCcataagtgctcagtaagtgaCTTTTGATTAATGGTTTACTGTAAGTTCATCATTGATCCTAAAACATAACAACTCAAGAGTGTTTCTTGTTAACAACACCATTACAAATACAAAAAGCACATTatattgtttttaagatttttgtcaTTCAAGACAAAAATTAAATAGCAAATCAGATATCATATTGTTATATATTTCAAAGAAGACAAGAAAGCCATGGAATTGGTCCTTTCGTAGAATACAGATTTCTCTTTTAAGAGAATGAAGACTAGCAGAAGTACATTTCATTTGAATGTAAATACTAGTATCTCTTTTTCTTACACTTTTGGAACTTTGGGCTATACTCATTTCCTCTGCTGTTTTCTGGGCTGCTATCGCTATCGCTGCTTTGTCTCTGCCTCTTTCGTTTATTTGTCTGATAAGGGTCTGAGTCACTTGGTTGCTGCTGAGTCCATTCGTAAGAGCTGGGTCCAGCCTCCAGATCTGAAACATGATTCAGCGAGGGAGATGCGGAGGTGCTACTAGGAAGTGGAGCTGTCATCTCATAGTAAGGAAGCTGCAGTGCTGGGCTATATGCAGGCCACTGCTGTGGGAAAAACCCGCACATATTCACCTACCGGAACAAGCCCacgaaggaaaaaaaagaaaaagttagagTATACACTTACTATACAAACAACTACGAGCAAACCAAACCATGGGTCAGTATAGGAAGGACAGGGATGCGGTAGTTTCCTTAGACGATTAACAAAGATTCCAGCTGGTGTATGGCGCACTACATTACAGATTAGTGCTGTCCTACAGAAATGAAAGCCACATAGGTAGTTTTAAATCTAAAAGTCACAGGATGAAAATAACAATGAAACAGGTGCAATTTAAATAATGTATCTTGAGTGTGTGCTCATCTGCTTGGTTGTTTCgattctttgccatcccatggactatagcctgccaggcttctctgtccatggaacttccaaggcaggaatactggagtgagctgccatttcctactccaggggatcttcctgaccaagggactgaacaacccacatctgtgtctcctgcattggcagctggattatttatcactgagtcacttgggaagccctgatatattttatttatccccagatgtccaaaatattgtcatttcaacatgtaaccaatataaaaattattcatgagatattttacttttttatactaagtcttcaaaatctggtGTGCCTTTTATACTTATGGatgtggtttagtagctaagttgtgtccgactcttgtgaccccatggacggtagcccaccaggctcctctgtccataggatttcttgggcaagaatactggaatgggctgccatttccttttccaggggatcttcccaacccaggggttgaacccgggtctcctgcactacagatagattctttactgactgagctaccagggaaagaaagaaagtgatgttgctcagttgtgtccgattcttttcggccccatggactgtagcctactaggctcctccatccatggggtttttcaggcaagaataatggagtgggttgccatttccttctccaagggagctaccagagaagccctatataTTTATGTACTTATACGTATATTCAAAAGCATATTCAATTTGGATACTaaattttcaatgaaaatatttaatcagAATTTagattatataaaaatgtagTTGAAATAGTAGATATACATACCCAAGTTTTTTTCAAACAGACTTCAAAGTTTTGCAATAACTGCATCAAGTTTCTGTTTCTAAACttaaactttaattaaaattaagtaaaatgtaccagccctgagcactggtctcatgcatccaacctggactggcgatctgtttcacacttgataatatatatgtttcagtgctattctctcagatcatcccaccctcgccttctctcatagagtccaaaagtctgttctatacagtaattagcctccaactaataaaaatgaatgaaaaaataaaaataaaaaatttttggagtggaaaaaagattaaataaaatgaaaaaaatcactccTTATGGATGGCTGATAGTCaccatattgtacagcacagcaGTCAATTCTTAAGATAGATTAACTCAATTTTCCAGCTATTCAAAGTGGATTAaggacctatttgcagggcaggaatagagacacagatgcagaaagcagacttgtggacaaggcagaggaagcagagggtgggacaaattgagagagtagcactgaaaaaAGTATATCACCATgggtaaaacagacagctagagGGAAGCCGCTATAAAACAGAGGGAGCTGAGCTCACCTCTGTGCTCTGCGATGACCTGGGGGGCTCGGATTCGGtgggtaggagggaggctcaagaggggggCATATATGCATACTTGGGGCTGATTCatggtgtacagcagaaaccaacacaacattgctaagcaattttcctccaattaaaaataaaaaataaaattagtaacCAGTAATACTGAATGGGGCAACATTAGTACTtactaatatttttgaatgaaagtATAAATAGACTGTGGACAATGTGATCATAAAGTTATttactttcattaaaaaagatTAATAGGGAAAACAAGCTctcgtgtgtgcgtgtgtatgtatgtatttctcATCTcatcaaagataaaaataatgccACAAAGAAGATATTGATGGTTTTAGATGAGAATTGGCTGTTTATTAACATCTCACCATAAACAAGAAACGGGCTTTCCTgacggctcagtgggtaaagattctgcctgtaatgcaggagacttgtatttgatccctgggttgggaagatcctctggagaaggaaatagctacctactccagtattcttgcctgggaaatcccacacacagagaagcctggtgggctacagtccatagggtcataaacgAGTCAGACCCAACTAAGCACAGACCGTATAACCAAGaaaaattttttccaaaaatgaaattatcaaCTTTCATTATGTTTACCAAGTGAAAATGGCTAATTGAAAAATGTGAAGCTCATATGTATGTTGGATGTTTGCaagaaatcacgtgtgaatcagaATACCTGTGTATTCCGTGGGACAGAATACCTGTCCCACAGCTGTCATTAACAAGTTGTATAATCTTGGGCTTGCTGATTaatctctgaacctcaattttattatgtataaaatgagaagttagaagaaaacatttcttAGTTCCCCTTTAACAATATAGTTCACCACTGTGATTTCTAGGCCAGAACCACATTTTTGAGAGTCTTTGGAAATAAGGTAGTTTACTCTACCAATTGAGAAACTTTGCctttagttaaaataaaaatatatgtacaaaAGCAGTATATTGTGATTGGTGACTACATTCTATCAAAATGCTTCATTAAATAGTATTCAATTCTAGAAACAtaccttttaaatttaaaaaatatagtcattTAAGTGATTCAAATTTTACTTTACCACAGTGCATTATCACTTGCATCTGTTATTTTTCATTGATACACTGGCTTTTTGTGGAGATAACATGTGTGGGATTTCAGATGATAAAAGAGCAGATCGCCACCGGGGCACAGTGCTCAAGGCATCTTCTGCCTTCACTCTAGGCTTAGAGTTGAGCTTAAGTTCCAAGCAGTTTTCATATCCTTTATAGTTTGTATTATCATGTTACATTTTCAACCAAAGGCATATCAAACTTACCATcttctgaaagagaaaatattcttGAGATAAAGATGCATTATTAATTGGAGAGAACTGCATGGAAAAGGGAGATCTGCCCATGGCTTCTTCATTTCTTTAGGGAGGTAAAAGAAGAAGTAATATGAAGTTAAAATTCCTATGGACTGGGTTCCTATTCCTAGGTACtctagtcttaaaaaaaaaaaaaaagagacagcttCATAATTAAAGAGCATCTCTAAAAGCTCAATTAAGATAAATTAACTTTAAACATACAATCAATTATTACACTGATAATGTAGTGACATAGCAGTAACTCTTCTTATTAATTACTACATACTGAAATTTCAATATTTAGAGTCATATTTGGCTTTCTGATAGGAAAATGTTAATTCATGTTATAGTTGTATAAAGGCATAGAACACTCAGATTCTATGAAGAAAGCAACATAAGTCAATAATAATTACCAAGCGTACACTCAATCTTCTACAAATAAAAAAAGGTTAAAGAAAAAGaggatttttttcaatttatttttgaagGTACTATCACTgtttaactaaaaaaattatgCTCTTTGTTAAACAGGCTGCTGATATTAGCATGAACACATATTTGCTGATTTCTCCCACAcagtgatagtggtaaagaacccgcctgccaatgcagaagatgtgagagactcgggttcgattcctgggttgggaagatgccccggaggagggtatggcaacccacttcagtattcttgtctggagaattccatggacagaggagcctggagggttacagttcatagggttgcaaagagacagacacgactgaagtgattttgcACACATGCCCAATCCCTTATTAACATCAGAACTGtcaaaaaatttcatttatatatgtaaTGTTTGCATCTATGGAGATCTCTAATAAATTCCAATGTTACATGTACTGGCTGGATTCTCAGCTAGTCCTCATTATAGCTAGTCTTCATTCTACTTGCTCCACAGTATGCCACAATTTTGACACTAATACTGCTAATCTTAGGACAGGAAGTTTACTGTGGGAAGGGTGAATTAAAACAGGCAGATGGAGGCAAAGACAACAGCGGGAGAACAAGAAGAAGCTGTCAGACTGACAGGCGCTGGTTCATGGTGAGAGCAGGATCACAGAAGCTAGTGGAAAAGTGGGTTTCAGTGAGGAAATACTTAGTCAGTGTTGGTTTTTAGAGTAAACTGGGTAAGCATCAGAGCTATTCTATCATTGATCAGAAGATTCCTGACAACAAACTGTTAAAAGAACAGCTTCCAAATAACAGTGGGGTTAAGAAGTGAATAGGAAGTAAAGATGTGAAGGATAATTTTTCAGtgagaagaaggggaaaagataACAGACCGATTTGGACAAAGTTCAAGGAGACATGAACATGTGTTTGCAGTCAGTGATGGTAAATAAACAAGATAAAGAGCACAATGACTGGGGAAGATGTGACCCAGTAGCAGAGGTGGTGAGATTAGCACCATtatgaaaatagatgcaaaatttCTAAAACCACTATCTTTCCCATGAGAATCTTAGGGCATGCATATGTTTCTCCATAGAGGAGTCACATGTAACTTGGGAAGTCACAAGTTGAACTGTGTCAACTCAAAATTTATATGTTATAGTCCTAACCCCAAATagttcagaatgtgaccttatatgTGAGAGttacactataaagaaagcatagcaccaaagaattgatgcttttaaactgcggtgttggagaagacccttgagagtcccttggactgcaaggagatccaacctgtccatcctaaaggagatcagtcctgggtgttcattggaaggactgatgctgaagctgaaactccaattctttggccacctgatgtgaagaagtgactcatcagaaaagaccctgatgctgggaaagacagaaggcaggagaaggggacaacagaggatgagatggttggatggcatcactgactcagcaagctccgggagttggtgatggacagggaagcctggcatgctgcagtccatggggtcacaaagagtcagacatgactgagtgactgaactgcactgaactgaactagcactGGTGGctgtgatggtaaagaatctgcttgccatgccTGAGACTGGGTTTTGATCCTtgcgttggaaagatcccctggagaagggaatagcaacacattccagtattttttcctgaagaatcccatggacagagaagcctggcaggctatagtccatgaggtcaaagagtccgacacgactgggtgactaacacaagCACACTAATACAGTAACTATTTACTAAAAGCAGAAGGTATAAGAGGTAGTAACAAGCACAAAAACACATTTCCAAGCAAGACTAGTGAAAGACTAGGGTATGACAAGAGCAGCATTCTCTGCACAACACTTCTAGGACACTACGGCCTTTTCTCATTCTTCCTTTATAATGCAGCACATACTAGAAGAATAAGGTATTACCAGTGAAGGGGAGTATTATGGAATATATACCTATCTCTGATCTTTTACCCTAGAATTTGTGATAATTAAAAGTATATCAAACAGAAGTAGAACATGTAAGAGTTACTGCTGTCTTTTAAGTTGTTTATCTAGTCTTTCTTCTTCTGACCCACACCTAGCAATACCTTGTTTTTTTCCAAACTCATAAGGAAAAAGAGGTATCTTGTGCCACTAGAAGAGGGGACGTTTTTATGTA from Dama dama isolate Ldn47 chromosome 31, ASM3311817v1, whole genome shotgun sequence encodes:
- the RBM11 gene encoding splicing regulator RBM11; the encoded protein is MLPTQEEADRTVFVGNLEARVREEILYELFLQAGPLTKVTICKDREGKPKSFGFVCFKHPESVSYAIALLNGIRLYGRPINVQYRFGSSRSYEPANQSFESCVKINSHSYRNEEAMGRSPFSMQFSPINNASLSQEYFLFQKMVNMCGFFPQQWPAYSPALQLPYYEMTAPLPSSTSASPSLNHVSDLEAGPSSYEWTQQQPSDSDPYQTNKRKRQRQSSDSDSSPENSRGNEYSPKFQKCKKKRY